In the genome of Calothrix sp. PCC 6303, the window ACTATTATCTAACTGTACAAATGGCTTCAGTTCGGCAAAACGTCCTTCCCAAATGGGATGATCTAAACTGGCTTCCCGTGCCATCATCCAGTTGATATTACCCAATAGGGTATTAATTTCACCGTTATGTCCCAGTAAACGCATTGGTTGCGCCAGGGGCCATTTGGGCATGGTGTTGGTGCTAAAACGCCGATGATACACTGCAAAGGAGCTAGTGTAGGCAGGGTTTTTCAAATCAGTATAGAAATCACCTAAAACTGCCGAACGTACCATCCCTTTATAAATAATTGTCCGGCTAGATAGGGATGCTACATAAAATTCATCGGAAGTGTTTTTTACTGCTTTAAATAAACGGCGGCGAAAAATATAAAGTTGACGTTCTAAATCATCACCAAGTTTATCTTCTGATACTAAAATTGCCTGCTCAATTTTTGGCAAATTATCTTTTGCTTGCACACCAAGTAAATCTGGTTGCACTGGAACTTCTCGCCAGCCCAGTACCTTTAATTTCTCTTCGCCAGCTACTTGTGCAAATATGTTACGAACTTGTTGCGCTATTTGCTGGTCTTGGGGTAAAAATAGCATTGCTACTGCCATCTTTTCGGTAGTAGGAATTTCCACTCCATTTGCTGCTAATTCTTGTTGGAACAGTTGCCAGGGGATCGCCGTCAAAATACCTGCGCCGTCCCCAGAATCGCGGTCAGCGCTACAACCTCCACGGTGTTCTAAACAGGTTAAAGCTGCTAGGGCTTTAGTGATGATTTCGTGACTTCCACGATTTTGACGTTGGGCAATAAAGCCCACACCACAAGCATCACGTTCTTCCACTAGCCAACGTTGTCCTTGGTAATTGCACCTTATGGAGGAATCAGAATTTGCTACTTCGACTTGGTTTTCTGATTGGTTATTCATAGACTGTCCCTGACATTAATTCCTGTGTCTTTACTACTAATCGGATCAAAAGTTTTCTTAAAAAATAACGATGGAGAAAGCAAACTATCACCAAAATTTAGGGAAAAAAATCCTAACTCCAGGTGTTTTAATTTAATGCACCCGTGTTAAAATCATACCGTTATTTTTTTGGGTTTTTGCTGAGTTCGGGAAACTACCTTAGTTCGCGCAGTTTTCTATTTATATACCGAAGCGATGTATTTCCTCAATTCCCAATCTCAATTAAAAGCTTTTTCTTGCTGATTCAGCTTGTGGCAATGCCTAATGTTTCATCTGTTCTACTAACCGAGGGGAAAATCTCTGTATCCACCAACAGAATTAGGGTATTACAATACATACTCATTTGACAATTCTTGATCATCATTCTGATACTGCCTCGATTCTTACGCTCATGATTATTTGTCACTTGTGTTGTTACCAATGTCAGAGAAACCTCCTCTGACTTCGTAAATACCTCACTTAAGTAGCAAACAGCGGCAAACATGAGCGAGGAATTAAAGTTTAGATGGTCATTTGCACCAAAACCGTTCTCCCGGATTTGGTCGTAACTAGCGCTGAACTTCGCTAGTAAATCATTTGTATCTGGTAGGAAAACTGTTGATTGGCTAACAAAAGACAAAGACCCACAATAAATTTATCATGTTCTGCAACAAAAGTTATCTAATTTAGCTTTTGATATTTCGAGAATTCCCCTCAATATTGGTAATTTGGCTACTAAATTTAAACATAGGTAACAAAATATATGATGAAATGGCAGCAATTTTACTTAACTGAGCTAAACAATTTCCAGAACTTATTGAAATCGTCTAAGTTTTGGATTTTACTAGTAGCTGCAACAATACCTTATTTTATAGTGAATAGCCAATGGAATAGGGCATTTGCATCTGAAAATTACACCACTATTAGCCAAAGCCTCCCCACACCGAATAAACCTCCAGCGACATCAGGTAATCAAATTATCCTCAATGGACGTACCGTTACAGGTTTTTGGCGGCAGCAACCACGGAGTAAAAATCAAGTCACCACATACATAGCCGATGGCACGTTACAACAATTAGTAGGAGTGGAACTACTAGATACGAATAATCCCAGTAAACAACCAATTCGATGGTTCTCACCTACCAACAAACCTCAGATTCTCACAGCTAGACTCATAAGCAATTACCGCTATCTAGATGTAACAAACTTATCTAAAACATCAGGATGGCAAATTCAAGTTCAGGGTAATATTTTAACTATTTCGACACCGACTGCCAAAATCACCGATATTCGGGAAACTAACCTGTTGGCAACACCTCCCATCCAATTAGTGGGAATTGATTTGGATGTTCCTGTACCTTGGCAAATTCGTCAAGAACCACCAGTCAAAAAAGTTGTCGATGCTGATGCGGTGAATCCTCAACCGACAGCACCACCAAATCGGGAATGGACAATTATCCTCGATGGAATTGCTGATCAACGGTTAGTTGAACGCTACACACCAATTATTCCTATACCGACACCAACTGCACCGATTCCTTTACCCAATCTCCTCAAACAATTACCAACCCCAGAACCAACACCAATTGCCCCGGCAGCAGAATCTGCCGTTAAACAAGTCCAAGTTGTTAATAATCAGACATTGATTAGAATCAGTGTTCCCTTCGGTTATGCACCGAGAATTTCATCTGCCTCAAACAATAGTCGGTATTTAAGTGTAGAAATCCGTCCTGATGCTTTATTAGGTAAAACTATTACTTGGGCACCGGGAATCAAATGGCAGCAACAGTGGTTAAGCTTAGGAAAAGATAGTTTTCCGGTGGTGCGCTTAGAAATAAATCCCCGGTTGGGAGTCAAACTAAAACCTATAGTTAGTAATCCTGACACCTTAATTGGTACCGCTGCATTAATTCAAACAGCACCAAAATATGAAGCAGCAGGTGCAATCAACGCTGGATTCTTTAACCGTAATAATAGGTTGCCTTTGGGAGCCATCCGTAGTCAAGGAACATGGTTATCCAGTCCTATTTTGAACCGAGGTGCGATCGCGTGGAATGATTTTGGGCAGTTTTACGTAGGTCGCTTGGCTTTAGAAGAAACTTTAACTATTATAGATAATCCAGGTTCTGGAAAAATCCCCATTTCTTTCCTCAACAGCGGCTATGTTCAAAGCAGCATTGCCCGCTACACAGCAGCTTGGGGAAAAGATTACACCCCACTCACCGACACCGAAATTATCTTAATAGTAGAAAATAACCAAGTTACCAATCAAATACCCGTCACCTCCACCACCAAAAATCCGGTTCCAATTCCTCCTCAAGGCTCTCTGCTGGTGTTTCGGGGTAATACTACAACTAGTGCCAATTTACTCCCAATTGGCACAAAAATCAATATTCAAAGTCGTACTATTCCCGACGAATTTAATCGTTATCCCAACATTATTGGTGCTGGACCATTACTTATTCAAAATAATCAAATAGTTCTAGATGCTAAATTAGAAAACTTTAGCAATGCCTTCATTCGAGAAAAAGCGATTCGTAGCGGCATTTGTACAGATGCTAAAGGCTTAATATCACTCGTCACAATTCACAATCGTTCAGGTGGTGCCGGACCAACATTAGCAGAACATGCTCAATTGATGCAGCAATTGGGCTGTACCAATGCCCTCAACCTTGATGGGGGAAGTTCCACCAGCCTCTATTTAGGAGGACAACTAATCGATCGTTCCCCTAGTACCGCAGCTAGAGTTCACAATGGTATCGGCATCTTTAGATCGAAATAATCGAACATTTAATTTGCCCATGTTTGTTTAAAGTTAACAACAAGCTGCTATTTAATTTCATAAAGACTTGATATAGACACCGTAAATTTAGCAGCTGTTGTTTACACCCCCCATTGTGATTTTGCTATGTTAGCCAAAGACATCTGAATTGCTGATTTTCACGGTTGCGATATTGCACCATATTTTCTCATCAATAGTATAGAAGCAAACAATAATTCTTTTTCTCTCCAATTTCTATTTCCACAAGAGGTAACTATGGCTCAAGAAACAGCACAAATCAACACTTTACCCATGCCATCATCTGCAACTACTCGTGGTGTTGCTGCCACAGAACTACGTCCTTGGGGTTCTTTTACAATTTTGGAAGAAGGACGCGGTTACAAAATCAAACGGATTGAAGTCAAACCTGGACACCGTTTAAGTTTACAAATGCACCACCACCGCAGTGAACATTGGATTGTTGTTTCCGGAACAGCTAAAGTAGTCTGTGGAAACGATGAAATTTTGCTCAGTAATAACGAATCCACATACGTTCCTCAATGTACATCACATCGTTTAGAGAACCCCGGAGTTATCCCCTTAGTTTTGATTGAAGTCCAAAATGGCGAATATTTGGGGGAGGACGACATAGTACGTTATCAAGATGATTATTCCCGTACTGAGAAGAAGTAGATATTGGCGATTAGCTGTATATTTCAAGTAAATCACAGTACAAAAAGAAAAACCTAGATAGGTTCAGGTGTAATCTCTTTGTCACCACCCCATCTTAAAATTTTAAGATGGGGTTTCAATTTGCAATATTGCCAGAAATTTATGATTACTCTTAGCCCAGTTGCCATCAACGAAATTAAACGATTACAATCAAAGCAGCAACAGCCAAACACAGTGGTTAATTTGGCGGTTAGATCTGGTGGGTGTTCCGGTTTATTTTACGATTTATCATTTTTAGCAGTTGACCACCAAGGGAATATTATCTTAGAAGATTCACCACTGGCAGAAAACCATCAACATGGTGCTACCTCGCAAGAATCATTACGTGATGTTATCGAAGCAAACCGCCCAAAGCACGTTCACACTAAAATTGATATATTTGCCGCCAATGGCATCAAGATAATTTCCGACCCTGAGACCTGTAAATATATTCACGATCTCACAATAGATTATTCAGAAGATCTAATGGGTGGAGGTTTTCGCTTCAATAATCCCCAAGCTACAGCTACCTGTGGATGTGGAAACTCTTTCTCCATCAGTGAACTTTCGTGACTAAACCTCGTCTATCTTGAAAACTGTAGTTTTCTACAAAGACCAAGACTTAATTCACAACCCTATTGGCTACTACAAAATTATTTATTTGCAAAACACGATCAAAAAAGATATAATCAGGATTTGTTAAAAGTTAGACCATTACACAGCTTCACGCGCTGTAACTCATGCCAACTATACAGCAGCTCATCAGAAACGAACGCGAAAAAGCGCGTCAGAAAACCAAGTCCCCAGCCCTCAAACAGTGCCCGCAACGTCGGGGCGTTTGTACCAGGGTGTACACAACCACACCCAAAAAACCGAACTCTGCACTTCGCAAAGTTGCTCGGGTGCGTCTGACTTCCGGATTTGAAGTTACAGCTTACATTCCCGGAATTGGTCACAACCTCCAAGAACATTCAGTTGTTATGATCCGTGGCGGTCGGGTGAAAGACTTACCGGGTGTAAGATACCACATCATTCGTGGGACTCTGGACACTGCTGGAGTCAAAGACCGTAAGCAAGGTCGTTCCAAGTATGGAACTAAGCGTCCGAAAGCTGCTTCCTAACTAATTTGGACATTAGGCAGTTAACTACCTAACAAATCGATTCATCGCATTTTTTAGGCTAGACTCAACCAGTCAAGAACAATAAGCATGATATTCTGGGCGGCAAAGTCCAAGCTTGACTTTCTACTCAGATCTCTTGCTTCCTACTTCTAAAATCCAAGTTAGCCTCACCAACAAGCGCAGTCAAATCACTTGCTGGTCTAATTGCTCGGATCGCGTTAAATTAGTAGAGCTTCGTTTATAGCTTGCCCAAGCGCGAGTGTAGAAAATTTTGAGATGCTGTGGGTGTCAGCCACACTCTGATTGGGCATTAAAGTATATAATTAATGTCGCCTTGCATATCTGGTTGAGATCGCAAGTATTTTCTAAGTCAGCATCGCTGCAAATGTAGTCAGAGAGACCTCGCCGTGCAACGACGGGCTTTCCTCTGACTTCGTGAAAAGCAAAACTCTGGGAAAAAATGTAACGTAACGGTGTTCAACCCAGTTACAACTTTCCAAAACGCTCAAACGTCATTTTATTGCCAAAGCCGAATTTAAGGGTTAAGTATGTCTCGTCGTGGTGTTATTCAAAGGCGTCAAGTCCCGCCTGACTCAGTTTACAACAGTCGTCTGGTAAGCATGACCATACGTCGCATTATGCGTCATGGCAAAAAGTCGCTGGCTGCACGCATTGTTTATGATGCGATGAAAACAATCGAAGAACGCACTGGTAGCGATCCCCTCGAAACCTTTGAAAGAGCAGTGCGGAACGCAA includes:
- a CDS encoding phosphodiester glycosidase family protein; its protein translation is MMKWQQFYLTELNNFQNLLKSSKFWILLVAATIPYFIVNSQWNRAFASENYTTISQSLPTPNKPPATSGNQIILNGRTVTGFWRQQPRSKNQVTTYIADGTLQQLVGVELLDTNNPSKQPIRWFSPTNKPQILTARLISNYRYLDVTNLSKTSGWQIQVQGNILTISTPTAKITDIRETNLLATPPIQLVGIDLDVPVPWQIRQEPPVKKVVDADAVNPQPTAPPNREWTIILDGIADQRLVERYTPIIPIPTPTAPIPLPNLLKQLPTPEPTPIAPAAESAVKQVQVVNNQTLIRISVPFGYAPRISSASNNSRYLSVEIRPDALLGKTITWAPGIKWQQQWLSLGKDSFPVVRLEINPRLGVKLKPIVSNPDTLIGTAALIQTAPKYEAAGAINAGFFNRNNRLPLGAIRSQGTWLSSPILNRGAIAWNDFGQFYVGRLALEETLTIIDNPGSGKIPISFLNSGYVQSSIARYTAAWGKDYTPLTDTEIILIVENNQVTNQIPVTSTTKNPVPIPPQGSLLVFRGNTTTSANLLPIGTKINIQSRTIPDEFNRYPNIIGAGPLLIQNNQIVLDAKLENFSNAFIREKAIRSGICTDAKGLISLVTIHNRSGGAGPTLAEHAQLMQQLGCTNALNLDGGSSTSLYLGGQLIDRSPSTAARVHNGIGIFRSK
- a CDS encoding phosphomannose isomerase type II C-terminal cupin domain — translated: MAQETAQINTLPMPSSATTRGVAATELRPWGSFTILEEGRGYKIKRIEVKPGHRLSLQMHHHRSEHWIVVSGTAKVVCGNDEILLSNNESTYVPQCTSHRLENPGVIPLVLIEVQNGEYLGEDDIVRYQDDYSRTEKK
- a CDS encoding HesB/IscA family protein, which produces MITLSPVAINEIKRLQSKQQQPNTVVNLAVRSGGCSGLFYDLSFLAVDHQGNIILEDSPLAENHQHGATSQESLRDVIEANRPKHVHTKIDIFAANGIKIISDPETCKYIHDLTIDYSEDLMGGGFRFNNPQATATCGCGNSFSISELS
- the rpsL gene encoding 30S ribosomal protein S12 — protein: MPTIQQLIRNEREKARQKTKSPALKQCPQRRGVCTRVYTTTPKKPNSALRKVARVRLTSGFEVTAYIPGIGHNLQEHSVVMIRGGRVKDLPGVRYHIIRGTLDTAGVKDRKQGRSKYGTKRPKAAS